The following DNA comes from Hordeum vulgare subsp. vulgare chromosome 3H, MorexV3_pseudomolecules_assembly, whole genome shotgun sequence.
GGCAGCTATTAATAGTagttgttttagttttttttcttaCCTTCTACTGTTTAAATTACATGTGTAGCTATGAATAGTAATATTAAACAATACATACATCGAAGAGTGGTCGGATGTGCCATCGACGAACAATGCCTATTTGAACAGTGCATTCTGAAAGGAGTAAAGGAAAAAAAAAATACGCACATCAAAGAAGAAAAAAGCTTtcaaagaagaaaaaataggCACGTCAAAAAACTTTCTTACACAACATTTCTTTCTTCCTCATCCACCATCACGTTCTTATAAAGAGAAGGGTTAAGATTTAGGATTTTTTTATACATTATTTCTCTTCATCGATGTACCGACACAAAACCATCTCAATTGTCTCTCGATCCTTTTCGATGATGCTGTTGCTAGGGCACAAAACAGTAGGCTGGAACAGTATATTCGCATGAACAGTAATTTATTGGAAAAAAAGTCTTCATCGATTACTGTCCATTTTTACATGACGACATCAGCGAATAGTTCACTACCAAAACAACCAAAATAATATCTTAATAAACCTAGAAATGCTATCCGAAACTATAAACAAAATAAACCAAAATAGCAACCACGGCTACCCCAGAATAGAAAAATCGAACAACACCCGAATAAACTAAAAACTTTAACCCACCCGAACCATACATTAAAATAGTAACCAAATTGTAACCCAGAACAATACACTAGAATAAATCGGAACAACATACCAAAAAAACATCAATAGACCAGCCGGTTTGCTtaatttattaaatcatttaatgtTGGTTACGTGCCTACATATATCATGGGGAAAAGATAAAATTCACATTCTCCTCTTCATTAATATATGTTGTTTTTTTGCTTATTTTAATAAAATACAGACAGAAACGATCACGGGCACAGCGTGCGCCGCACTTCTTTGGAGCTAGTAACTTACTTACAGGCTACAACTAATCCGTAGACCCCATCATATATCTTTTATGCTCATCATGCATTTTTAGTCACACATGGGGAGAAATTGACTCTTTCGGATGCCGGTCATAAATTTTAAAATAGTCATGAAACTGAAAATGTCTGTGAAACTGAAAAAAAATACACAAACTATTCATGGctagtttgaaaaaaaaatgTTGATCATGCATTTAAATTTTTTCAACGTTGTTTTGAATAATGTTCACAGATTATTAAAACAATATTTGCGCACATCTAACATATGCTCAACGATGTTTAAAAAAATGGTTAGTacatattttaaaatgttcaAATTGGCCCCGGACAGGGTTGCTGCAGCCCTCCGGCCCGTTCCGCCGCTGAGGGGATCACAACGACGATGACTGCACCGACGATACCAACAAAAACAACGGTGCGATAGGGTAGGGTGGCCACGCGTCAAGGTGGTCGTCCGGTATAAGGTTTAGGTTTTTTATTCTTCTAGTCTTTTAGTTAAACGATCGAAACATCGTCCATTCTATGTAAGTTATATCCAAACTTGAGTGAAACATGTCTTGCAAACGAATTTCATCCGATTGATTTGAGTTGTTGATAAAATATATGCGGCTAACGTAATACCGTTGGATGTTGTCCTTTCGCTTTCGTGTCTGCGGACTGCCATGTCCGCAGAGGATGCGGAAGGAAATTTGCGAGTTCCCTTAATCCATACTccatccgtctcaaaataagtgtttcaactttatactaactttaatgtaaagttgtactaagcttgagacacttattttgggacggagagagtatATTGCAACCGAGTTATTACTGAAGTTGACCTATGCAATGATAGTCTGTTACTACTTTTTTGAGAAAAAAAAGTGCTTGGCAGCAAAAAAGATGTCGATCAAAAAATCCTAAACAACTTTTCTTTGTAGGCAAGATCGAAAACTACTGAACTCAAATTCCCGCCACGTTGAAACTCCAGTACGCGCGCGTGGGCCGAAACCCGTGTGCTCCCCGCCCACCTTCTTTcggccacgtcatcgatccgcgCCGAAGGCTCATCTGGGTCGTCCATCGCGCACCACAACGGACGGCAGATATCATATCGATCCGCGTCACCCACCCGTCCACCAATCAGAGCCgccttccatctcctataaacccGCCTCCTTCCCCGCCGTCAATCCACCACCAATCCTCCCACCATCCAGCGAAGCCACACACACACCAGAGCCCATCTCCCcctcgcagcagcagcagccggagCATCATCATCCATGGCCCCCAAGGCAGCCGagaagaagccggtggagaagaccCCGGCGGGCAAGAAGCCCAAGGCGGAGAAGAAGGTGCCGGCGTccaaggagggcggcggcgacaagaagggcaagaagaagtCCAAGAAGAGCGTGGAGACGTACAAGATCTACATCTTCAAGGTGCTCAAGCAGGTGCACCCCGACATCGGCATCTCCTCCAAGGCCATGTccatcatgaactccttcatcaacgacatctttgaGAAGCTCGCCGGCGAGTCGGCCAAGCTGGCGCGGTACAACAAGAAGCCCACCATCACGTCCCGGGAGATCCAGACCTCCGTGCGCCTCGTCCTCCCTGGCGAGCTCGCCAAGCACGCCGTCTCCGAGGGCACCAAGGCCGTCACCAAGTTCACCTCTGCCTAAGTAGTTTCTTCCCGGTGCATCGATGTTGCTGTGTAATTGTTGGTTCAGACTCCGTTGTCATGTAACCTTTGTTTGTGGGATCAAATCTTATGATCTGGAGAAATAGCAACAGCCCTTTCAGTTCTTGCCATGATCCTGTTCGTGTTACTTTGTCTTGGTTCGATCTGTTATGGAAGCTTGTGCTTCTCTGTAATTCTCTGCAGACAACGACTCTGAACCGGCAGAAAAGTTTCTCTGCTGGATTATGAATTCTGAACTTGCAGGACGCGATTTGGTGATGCCATTGCAAGTCTATTTCGTTGTATGGACTCAGTTTCAGGTCCCGACCTTCTGTCTGCTTGCCTAAATCGTTGCTGTTGCAAATGCAGATTAGCTGTCccatttctctagtggtgtttatTTGTTTACTCGTGCCCCGTTCAATTTCGTGCCACTGCCCGCCATGGTGTTGGAGAACTGTAGATTTTAATGTGGCGTGTATAATCTATTAGAGGCGATTTAAACTTGTCCAGAATCATCGGGATTTTTTTTTTGGTGGTAGTTACGATCATGTTTgtgtctgattttcactctttgcAAACCTGAAAAAGAATTCAGTGGAAGCAGAGGACCGAGAGAAAAGGTTTCAGTTTCTGAATTAGGATATTTTGGAAAATCGGCAAGAGCTTCTTGCCATCAAACCTGAAATCCAAGCCACGGATGGCAGGCTTGCACGCCCACGCTCGGGCAACAAATGATTTTCATGACTGACGCCCTCAAACAGCTGAACCTGAACTTCCCATGGCATGTCCCAGAACCATCCCCGCTGAAAGGCCAAAAGGAATCTGGTCCTATGTGCTGAAACCCATATCTTGTACCATGTGTATTTTCTTTTCCCACTTGTACTGTAACAATCTAGTGGCATTGTTCTTGGGAGTACAAGTACAAATTAGTTTGATGGAACAACCGCGGTCGTTTCGTCAACAGAAGTATAAAGAAAGGGAATGGGCGACGAGCATTGCTGCTAGCTGAACTTCACTCAATTATTTGGTACGACTAGTAAATTTGCCTTAATCGACATCAAATAATTATTAAACatgttttttttattattatacaAGTTTCATAACCAATAATAACGTTTGTTgggatgaaataaaaacaagacCACATGGACAAACTAAAGCGATCATCACTATCTTTATTAATTTCATGTTGTCGGTGGTCCAACAACTTATCCAAAGATGACAACTTGACGTGTATTTTTTTGCTAATCTTCATTGCAAGAAAACAATAATGTTCAAATATACACAATCTCCCGAACAACAATATACATTAATTACATGTCATTGTTTCGCTGGAACATCCGATAAAGCACGGGAAATAGATGAATGCTTTAGAAGTTGTTGTGCTATTTGGTATACTTCAGCAGCATTTGTACTGAATGTTGATTCCAAACAAAAAGAATTAAAGGAAAAAAGGTACAATAACTCAAGTTACCTATATAACTCCATGTGTCAATACAATTTTTTTTCATGTGTATGGTGATGAATTTCCATAGAACAAAACAAAAAGGCGAAGACTATCAAGAAATAATCAATTAAAAAAGTGACAGGACAACAGGTGAAAGCTACGCTCCATCCAACTAACTGAACAAATGAGTGTCATCCAAATCTCAAAGCTTACTTGGGTGGTGCATTTATTGGCGAAAAAGTTACCTGTACAACCACTCACAACCATTCCTTAGTCTAAAGCAACAAATCGGGGATAAGCGCCACTATGGATCTTCTAAAATGCCACATACCCAATCTTTCTTTAGGCCAAGGATACATGAGGTCTCTTTGTCCGGAACCACCCCGAGCCTTACTGGCATGCTACTACTTGGTTGACTGTGATATAATAAAGTGTGTGCAAAATCAGAAGTACAAGTATCATGTTAGATATAAATGAAATTTCTCATATTTGTGTTGTACAAGGATTCTATAAGAGGAAAAATATAATCTTGATGATAGCGGTCATACACATAGTATTAAGCAAGTATTTAGAATTTCAGATAATGCATCTGACACCTGCTAGGCTCTATGTAATACATGGTTGTAATAGGGATATGGTTCAATGTTAATGCCTTTTATTGGCAGACGATCTGTGTCAATACCAGCTAAGGGCTTACGCGTCAATACTGGTTACTCGGTATAATGTTCATATTATATTAAAATGATTTTTCCCATGTGATGGAAACGCAACACCAATACTAACCCGCACCATCTTGAAGAAAAGATCGCGTCTAATTTTTCAATACttcatagaataaccattataaaTGTTGCTGAATGCATTGCAATTGAAATTAACTAAATCACTACAATATTATAAAGGAGGTGTGCAATAACTCCGAAGCCTTGACCATGAATGAAGGCAATTGAAATTGTATTCCAAACCTGTAAAATAGACCCAAAAAATCAATAAAGTATAGCATGAACATATATGTGAGAGCGAGAATGATTCGAGCACATGAGTTACCTTGACTCTTCGAAACAGTAACAAACTACCACTCAATCATGGAGAATGAATATTGTATGGAGCAGAATGGAAGTCGTACAATGATGACCTACACACCGGATAGTTGGATTAGCATGATTTTGATGGTGTACATCTTGATTGTTATTTCAGAGGATATATAGAAAGGAAACGACAAGGATGCAAAAAATTCTCAGATTGAAGTACCCATGATTGAGTAGTTAAGTCTCCTCAGCACGCTCACACTTCATAAGAAGAGTCCAAAAATGTGATTATTGCTGGTTACTAAACCTACTTACCTTTTTCTATAGATTGAAAGTTATTTACTTTTATTAAGAGATAAACTATTTTACTACAGCCTCTGGTCAATAAGATAAACTATTTAGTACATATTAGCTGCTATATTCTCATTTGGCAAGGTAAATAAATCTTCCATCATTTATCCGTGAATGAGATAAATGCAATTTGGGACAGAATATTTCTTGGATAAGTTCAGTGATACATTTGTGTTTGTGAGGCAATGGCAGTGATATCATCCACTCAATGTAGCCCATGTTCTTCCATCCCCTCTTTAGGATCAGATTTTCACACATCTTATTGTTGACTATTGTTGAAGATGTCTAATATTAGCTTGTAATAAATTAGTGGTTTCATGGGTAAATGGCCACATAATCCTATAATTACCTCCATTATTTGTCTGTTTTCCAGAATTTAATTAATATAAGTAGGAGCATCGGTCAGACTATTGTACGTACCAATAAACATAACCATTTAATCATCTAATATGATTGTCCGAATGTTGTCCAAACTATGATTGATATTAAGTGGGATCAATCATATTGAGGTTTGTAAAATTACAGCCCATGTATCATTCTAAAGTAATGTTGTTAAAGCATAATCATATACTTTCATAATTTTACCTAACCTTTTTGGAGAGTCATTATACCAAGTGAAACAATAAGTTCAGGCAATATTTCCGGCTCGGCCAAAAGAGTGCTTGTTCACGTGGACACCACTTCTCTCAATTATTTTATTTTCATTCAGCTAACCATGACATATTTAACTGAACTTGATGTCTGCAAGTAGAAATAAACTGCGTATAGGATTTAACCTTAGCATCATGCATTTGATCAGCGGAGGCCTAGGGTGTACTGGAGCACCACGGCTGCAGCACAACATGTGTGTCTCTAGTAACTGCACAAATGAAGTAGTGGCGTTGATCAGACAGGAGCATAAGCGAGTTAGTGAGGAAAGTGAGGCCGAACTGAGTGAATACAGAATACTGTTTAATGGAAATCAACATCCATGATAGAGCAACGTGGTCACCACACAGATCCCTGCGCATAACCAACATCGGGTCGATCAGCTCGATGAATAAATATGTTCAGCATGACAGCATCCCACTGAAAAGTGAAAACCTGAGTGGAACACAAACGCCTTATCCTTGGCCAGCCATTTACCGTAAGCATGGCCGATGCTGGTGGTCATCCGGAAGGCGACCGTCACGAGGATGCTCGCCAATCCCATCAGGAAGTTCACTTCAGGAATGTACACCCGCCCCTCGTACTTGTGCAAGGTGTAGATCACTCGAACCCTTGGCATgcaaccgagagagagagagagccttgGAGAGGATGGCAAACACACGGGAGAGCATAGCTTGGCTTGCTATGATGCCAACAAGAATGGTAACGATGAAGGCTGGCCAGAACATTGGTGCTGCACAAGGAAGCAATTCAGTTACTTCTGCCATATTTACCAAATGCATGCATCTACTCCCTTCTTCAGCAGAAGTGCAGTCTTACAAAAAAAACTTTGTACCTGGGATGGATCTGTAGAAGGTGTTTGCAACGTTGTGTGGGAATTTCCTCAGGTAAACCACCTGCCCAATATAACACAGTGCCACCGACGGGAACACGATGTCGTTGAAGTTGAGATGCAAATGTAAGCACAAAAACTATTGTAAGATGAGATCCTTCTGTTTCGAACTCTTGAGGGGGGCCTCAGGAAAAAAATGTTACTTCTGAAAGCTTATATCTAAAATTAATGTGGTTACCTGAACAACCCTGATGTTGAAATGTCCTAGGTCAGCAAACATACCTTCTGTGCCTGTTACATATGACAATCAGTCAGTTAATTCAGATTACAGTTCTACATGCTATAGTTTGCAAcgcaaccgcttgtcatttcaaaATTTTCAAGTACAAATAAGgttacctgtgacacacaagataaTCTCACCAAGTGACACCCATCCACTCTTCCCATTCCTTATGAAGTATTGCACTATATACATCGGACTGAAGGCCCGCAGAACACCGATCTCGATGCCGGCAATTAGAAGGAACCACACTGAGATGACTGGCACAAAGGTGTATCCGACCTTGTCGGCCCCAAAGCGCTGGACCGAGAAGAGCATGAACAAAATCGCCATCGAGATGAGTACCACTTGTGCTGCACAAAGAACAAAATAGGAAAAAATAGCTAAAGGCACTATGCAACAAAATCTGCACGCAAAGGCGATGAACAAtagaatgtgtgtgtgtgtgtgttgtttcCACGAATGAAACAAAGGAAAGAACCTAA
Coding sequences within:
- the LOC123442703 gene encoding histone H2B.4-like, translated to MAPKAAEKKPVEKTPAGKKPKAEKKVPASKEGGGDKKGKKKSKKSVETYKIYIFKVLKQVHPDIGISSKAMSIMNSFINDIFEKLAGESAKLARYNKKPTITSREIQTSVRLVLPGELAKHAVSEGTKAVTKFTSA